A portion of the Gigantopelta aegis isolate Gae_Host chromosome 10, Gae_host_genome, whole genome shotgun sequence genome contains these proteins:
- the LOC121383245 gene encoding uncharacterized protein LOC121383245 isoform X2, producing the protein MAVNRIIRISQEDKKTKISTSNEDTSLSDLNQYWTNEQALQLIQFYKEYINSNKMTDRWKKVMWEHIAAQMRDAGYASCTASHCSTKYKCMSRQYRIVTENNVIPGNKKRSCFFYKALSEVYSYVPVISQPSESKSNGDDNDDPCGSSSTSKTVMSLILDMNDDDGEQEQKCFDKMETMHQEKMEMFSAFLRTVPLSDNGYRRTSQKTLQKQSRKREMFEDSKVISLSDSEDNADEVQESGQSDGFDVSGTLAIDPDPNKSQWTEPWSKETSDVFMSLLEKYRSMWIDPACKKETFWELVASELNKETGTSFESQEVEKHFKVLAGKYRKVIYNNSKPGAKLITCFYFKQLNDLFSSNPNGWYRMPKVFVHSQPRFKRKCSSSGNELLTLLKTIHSERKDEEQRMLKELKRMHDDKMTFFSSLLNVLKKTKK; encoded by the coding sequence ATGGCAGTTAATAGAATTATACGCATTAGTCAAGAAGACAAGAAGACGAAAATTTCTACTTCCAATGAAGACACAAGCTTGTCTGATTTAAACCAGTACTGGACAAATGAACAGGCACTGCAGCTAATACAGTTTTACAAAGAATACATCAATTCCAATAAGATGACTGACAGATGGAAGAAAGTTATGTGGGAGCACATTGCAGCACAAATGAGAGATGCTGGTTATGCTTCCTGTACTGCAAGTCACTGTTCTACTAAATACAAGTGCATGTCACGGCAGTACAGAATTGTCACTGAGAACAACGTCATTCCTGGAAACAAAAAACGTTCCTGTTTCTTCTATAAAGCATTGTCAGAAGTCTATAGTTATGTCCCAGTGATTAGTCAGCCAAGTGAAAGCAAATCcaatggtgatgataatgatgatccATGTGGTAGTTCTTCTACAAGTAAAACAGTCATGTCCTTGATCCTAGAcatgaatgatgatgatggagaaCAAGAACAAAAGTGTTTTGATAAAATGGAAACAATGCATCAGGAAAAGATGGAAATGTTTTCTGCATTTTTGAGGACAGTTCCGCTTTCTGATAATGGTTATAGGCGAACTTCACAAAAAACTCTACAAAAACAAAGTAGGAAGCGTGAAATGTTTGAGGATAGCAAAGTAATATCTTTGTCCGATTCTGAAGACAATGCGGATGAGGTGCAAGAATCTGGCCAGAGTGATGGTTTTGATGTTTCCGGAACTCTTGCCATTGATCCAGATCCAAATAAAAGCCAGTGGACTGAACCATGGTCAAAAGAAACTAGTGATGTTTTCATGAGTCTTTTGGAGAAATACAGAAGCATGTGGATTGATCCAGCTTGTAAGAAAGAAACATTTTGGGAACTTGTCGCATCCGAGCTGAACAAAGAAACAGGAACATCTTTTGAATCACAAGAAGTAGAAAAGCATTTCAAAGTTCTCGCTGGGAAATATAGAAAGGTCATTTACAACAATAGTAAACCTGGGGCCAAGCTTATCACTTGTTTCTATTTTAAACAACTTAATGATCTGTTTTCAAGCAATCCTAATGGATGGTATAGAATGCCGAAAGTATTTGTCCATTCACAACCACGATTCAAACGTAAATGCAGCAGCAGTGGCAATGAGTTGTTGACACTTCTGAAAACAATACATTCTGAAAGAAAAGACGAAGAACAAAGAATGTTGAAGGAACTCAAAAGAATGCATGATGacaaaatgacatttttttcatccttattaaatgttttaaaaaaaacaaaaaagtag